The Oryza glaberrima chromosome 9, OglaRS2, whole genome shotgun sequence genome includes a window with the following:
- the LOC127785400 gene encoding agamous-like MADS-box protein AGL29 — MVMVTAAAARRRPSLGRQKIEIRRIESEEARQVCFSKRRAGFFKKASELSILCSADVAAVVFSPAGKAYSFGHPSVEFLLDRFLSSSLPATAGREEGSSVSVVAELNRQYGELRAMVDAHKARRERAEKTMEKQRQRQRAAWMDPEAEVGRMAPEELMALGTKLVAVQGGVAARADQMLRDALLLGRRPNTTTTTTRAPPGFFHLHPHF; from the coding sequence ATGGTGATggtgacggcggcagcggcgaggaggcggccgagcctGGGGCGGCAGAAGATCGAGATCCGGCGCATCGAGAGCGAGGAGGCACGGCAGGTGTGCTTCTCCAAGCGCCGTGCGGGCTTCTTCAAGAAGGCCAGCGAGCTGTCCATCCTGTGCAgcgccgacgtggcggccgTCGTCTTCTCCCCCGCCGGCAAGGCCTACTCCTTCGGCCACCCGTCGGTGGAGTTCCTCCTGGACCGCTTCCTCTCGTCGTCGTTGCCCGCGAcggccgggagggaggaggggtcgTCGGTctcggtggtggcggagctCAACAGGCAGTACGGCGAGCTGCGCGCGATGGTGGACGCCCACAAGGCGCGCCGGGAGAGGGCGGAGAAGACGATGGagaagcagcggcagcggcagcgcgcggcgtGGATGGAtccggaggcggaggtgggtcGCATGGCGCCGGAGGAGCTGATGGCCTTAGGGACGAAGCTGGTGGCCGTGCAaggtggcgtggcggcgcgcgcggacCAGATGCTGCGTGACGCGCTGCTTCTTGGCCGGAGGccgaacaccaccaccaccaccaccagggcGCCGCCCGGCTTCTTCCACCTGCACCCGCACTTCTGA